A region of the Roseovarius nanhaiticus genome:
GGCTGTTGCGGTGCTTGGGTGGATATCCTGCGCGCCGATGGCTTTGATGTCTCGAGCGAGAACAGCTTTGGCACTCTTCTGATCCGCCACAAACTGGACAACGGTATTCCGCAGGCCATGACGTCCTGCCACACCGGCGAGATTGCAGGCTATTTCATCGAAGGCCACGTCCCACCCGCCGATATTCGCACGCTGCTGGACGAGCGCCCGGATGCGGTTGGCCTGGCCGTGCCGGGGATGCCCTATGGCTCGCCCGGAATGGGCCCCGAGGACAAGCGCGAAGCCTATGACGTGTATCTGATCCGGCGGG
Encoded here:
- a CDS encoding DUF411 domain-containing protein; translated protein: MQKLTRRGMLLGAASLAAAAPHVGLAGAAPKIHVLKDRNCGCCGAWVDILRADGFDVSSENSFGTLLIRHKLDNGIPQAMTSCHTGEIAGYFIEGHVPPADIRTLLDERPDAVGLAVPGMPYGSPGMGPEDKREAYDVYLIRRDGSTEIFARYEAAA